The following are encoded together in the Bacillus sp. V2I10 genome:
- a CDS encoding GntP family permease, whose amino-acid sequence MLLLIVFAAIVALLLLITVAKLNPFVALIVTAIGVGLATGMPLISTNPEVPGIIDSIKAGMGNTLGFLAIVLALGTMLGKMMAESGGAERIANTLIAKFGEKNVHWAMMFVAFIVGIPVFFQVGFVLLIPLVFTIARRTGVSLVSLGVPLVAGLSVVHGLVPPHPAAMAAVGIFKADVGITILYSIIVGLPTAILAGPVYGKWIGKRIHKTVPKEIGDQLTEQKDENELPGFLNTVITVLIPVFLMLSASIAELFLSKESTAFEVFRFLGDPVVALLIATVYSFFSLGFFRGMNRDKILKLTNDCLAPTATILLVIGAGGAFNKVLLDSGIGDYIAQLAQESNVSPILLAWGIAAMIRVATGSATVSMMTAAGIVAPIAAVVPGVNLELLVLATGAGSLILSHVNDSGFWMIKEYFGMTVKETLQTWTVLETIISVAALVFILLLSMFV is encoded by the coding sequence ATGCTATTACTCATCGTCTTCGCAGCAATCGTTGCCCTTCTACTGCTCATAACTGTGGCAAAGCTGAATCCTTTTGTCGCATTAATTGTAACCGCTATCGGTGTTGGTCTTGCGACTGGAATGCCGCTTATATCTACTAATCCCGAGGTGCCTGGCATCATTGATTCGATCAAAGCCGGCATGGGAAATACGTTAGGATTTCTTGCAATCGTTCTTGCACTAGGTACAATGCTTGGCAAAATGATGGCAGAATCAGGCGGTGCCGAGCGCATTGCCAATACTCTGATTGCAAAATTCGGAGAAAAAAATGTTCACTGGGCGATGATGTTTGTTGCTTTCATCGTTGGGATACCCGTTTTCTTCCAGGTTGGGTTCGTTCTCTTAATCCCGCTTGTTTTCACAATTGCACGCCGTACTGGAGTTTCTTTAGTCAGCCTTGGGGTTCCGCTTGTAGCTGGTTTATCTGTTGTGCACGGCTTAGTGCCTCCGCATCCAGCCGCAATGGCAGCTGTTGGAATATTCAAAGCTGACGTAGGCATCACGATTCTTTACTCGATTATTGTTGGTCTTCCGACTGCGATTTTAGCAGGTCCTGTTTACGGTAAATGGATTGGTAAACGCATCCACAAAACGGTTCCAAAGGAAATTGGTGATCAGCTGACAGAACAAAAAGATGAAAACGAGCTTCCTGGCTTTTTAAATACTGTTATCACGGTTTTAATCCCTGTTTTCTTAATGCTTTCTGCTTCGATTGCAGAGCTGTTTTTATCAAAAGAAAGCACAGCATTTGAAGTTTTCCGATTCCTTGGAGATCCTGTAGTTGCTCTATTAATTGCAACCGTTTACTCATTCTTCAGTCTTGGCTTCTTCCGCGGCATGAACCGTGATAAAATCTTGAAACTGACAAACGATTGCTTGGCTCCTACTGCTACGATTCTATTAGTTATCGGTGCAGGCGGTGCGTTTAATAAAGTTCTTCTCGATTCAGGCATTGGTGATTACATTGCACAGCTTGCGCAGGAATCGAATGTTTCTCCGATTCTCCTTGCTTGGGGAATTGCTGCGATGATTCGCGTTGCAACTGGTTCTGCCACTGTTTCCATGATGACAGCAGCAGGTATCGTTGCTCCAATTGCAGCAGTAGTTCCGGGTGTAAACCTTGAGCTTCTTGTATTAGCAACAGGCGCTGGCTCACTCATTCTTTCTCACGTTAATGATTCAGGTTTCTGGATGATTAAAGAGTATTTTGGGATGACTGTTAAAGAAACGCTTCAAACGTGGACAGTGCTTGAGACTATCATTTCAGTTGCGGCACTTGTGTTTATCTTATTGCTAAGTATGTTTGTATAA
- a CDS encoding MurR/RpiR family transcriptional regulator, which yields MGQNCLGSIRSHYARLSQKEKKIANYILENPKEIIHSTINEVADNLGVAEATVFRFCKRIDFKGYQAMKIALASEIMSPIQQILEEINENDNEKAVAEKVFHSNIRTLENTLQILDFSSIKKASGILTNANHVNFYGTGGSAIIAMDAYHKFIRTGISAYAFIDSHFQLMSASQLTDRDVAVVISHSGTNKDTIKVMNTAKKNGAKTIGITGFPKSPIGQNADVTLFTSSEETEYRSEALASRIGQLSLIDALYVNMMISNKDDAKKSLEKVRDAISETRV from the coding sequence ATGGGGCAAAACTGTTTAGGAAGTATTCGTTCTCATTATGCAAGGTTAAGTCAAAAAGAAAAAAAGATTGCTAATTATATTTTGGAGAACCCGAAAGAAATTATTCATAGTACGATTAACGAAGTGGCCGATAATCTCGGCGTTGCAGAAGCGACTGTTTTCCGGTTTTGTAAGCGCATAGATTTTAAAGGGTACCAGGCCATGAAAATTGCGCTTGCCTCTGAAATCATGAGTCCGATTCAGCAAATCCTCGAGGAAATTAATGAAAATGACAATGAAAAGGCTGTCGCTGAAAAAGTTTTTCATTCAAATATCAGAACACTCGAAAACACACTTCAGATATTGGATTTTTCCTCCATAAAAAAAGCTTCCGGCATTCTCACAAACGCGAATCACGTTAATTTTTATGGAACGGGAGGATCGGCCATCATAGCTATGGATGCCTATCATAAGTTTATACGTACTGGCATTTCGGCCTATGCGTTCATCGATTCGCACTTTCAGCTGATGTCGGCTTCCCAGCTGACAGACCGTGATGTTGCTGTCGTAATTTCTCACTCAGGAACGAACAAGGACACTATTAAGGTGATGAATACGGCTAAAAAAAATGGGGCAAAAACCATTGGCATTACTGGTTTTCCAAAATCACCGATCGGTCAAAATGCAGATGTCACTCTCTTTACAAGCTCTGAGGAAACGGAATACCGGTCAGAAGCGCTCGCTTCAAGAATTGGCCAGCTCAGTCTGATTGATGCTCTTTATGTAAACATGATGATTTCAAACAAAGATGACGCCAAAAAATCATTGGAAAAAGTTCGTGACGCCATTTCGGAAACACGCGTATAA
- the gnd gene encoding phosphogluconate dehydrogenase (NAD(+)-dependent, decarboxylating), with amino-acid sequence MQVGLIGLGKMGYNLSLNLIDHKHEVVAFDIDSDAVNKIANRGAAGSPSIEDLVSKLPSPRTVWMMVPAGVITENVLSELKDLLAPGDIVIDGGNSNYKESIRRGNELKELGIHFFDVGTSGGMEGARNGACTMIGGEKEVFASIEPLFKDICVENGYLYAGAMGSGHYLKMVHNGIEYGMMQSIAEGFEVLEKSQFDFDYEQVARVWNNGSVIRSWLMELSQNAFSKDSRLDGIKGVMHSSGEGKWTVEEALDLQTATPIIALSLMMRYRSLDEDTFSGKVVAALRNEFGGHAVINKD; translated from the coding sequence ATGCAAGTAGGTTTAATTGGTTTAGGGAAAATGGGATATAATCTTTCACTTAATTTAATAGATCATAAACATGAGGTTGTTGCATTTGATATTGATTCAGATGCTGTAAATAAAATTGCTAATAGGGGTGCGGCAGGCTCACCTTCAATTGAAGATCTAGTTTCTAAGCTTCCATCTCCAAGAACGGTTTGGATGATGGTGCCTGCAGGCGTTATTACAGAAAATGTACTATCTGAATTAAAGGATCTTCTTGCACCTGGAGATATCGTGATCGACGGCGGAAACTCAAATTACAAAGAATCCATTCGCCGCGGAAACGAATTAAAGGAACTTGGCATTCATTTCTTTGATGTAGGAACAAGTGGAGGAATGGAAGGCGCAAGAAATGGAGCCTGCACAATGATCGGCGGAGAAAAAGAAGTGTTTGCTTCAATCGAACCTCTGTTTAAAGATATCTGTGTTGAAAATGGCTATTTATATGCCGGCGCTATGGGAAGCGGCCACTATTTGAAAATGGTTCATAACGGCATTGAATACGGAATGATGCAATCTATTGCAGAAGGCTTTGAAGTGCTCGAGAAGAGTCAATTTGACTTTGACTATGAGCAGGTAGCACGAGTGTGGAACAACGGTTCTGTTATTCGATCATGGTTAATGGAGCTGTCTCAAAATGCATTTTCAAAAGACTCAAGACTAGATGGTATCAAGGGAGTTATGCATTCATCCGGCGAAGGAAAATGGACAGTTGAGGAAGCATTAGACCTTCAGACTGCTACGCCAATTATCGCTTTATCCTTAATGATGAGATACCGCTCGCTTGATGAAGATACTTTCTCCGGAAAAGTAGTGGCTGCGCTGCGCAATGAGTTTGGCGGACATGCTGTTATAAATAAAGACTAA
- the gntK gene encoding gluconokinase yields the protein MNQKFVIGVDIGTTSTKSVLFKTDGTIVSTFGVEYPLYSPNPETAEQNPHEIFQAVIKTIKEVISKVDPADLLCVSFSSAMHSVIAVDRDGVPLSNCMTWADNRSAKWAEKIAKEMNGHEIYLRTGTPIHPMSPLSKITWIRNEQTDLFLKTFKFISIKEYVFHKLFKRFVIDYSIASATGLFNLESLDWDKEALEVAGITAEHLSEPVNTTFSLTGLDAVYAAEMGIPAEVPFVVGASDGVLSNLGVNAIQPGVVAVTIGTSGAIRTVTDKPVTDPKGRIFCYALTDDKWVIGGPVNNGGMIFRWVRDQLGSSEMETAKRLGKDPYEVLTEIASLVKPGSDGLLFHPYLAGERAPLWDANARGSFFGLSLHHKKEHMIRSVLEGVIFNLYTVLLALEELIGEPKSIQATGGFARSELWRQMMADIFDQEVSVPESFESSCLGAALLGLYGLGHVDSLDVVSDMVGGTHHHKPNPEHVEVYKELTPIYIRLSRLLKEEYASIAAFQQKHI from the coding sequence TTGAATCAGAAATTTGTTATCGGAGTCGATATTGGCACAACAAGCACAAAATCCGTTTTATTTAAAACAGACGGAACAATCGTTTCAACATTTGGAGTGGAGTATCCGCTATATTCTCCAAACCCTGAAACAGCAGAACAAAATCCGCACGAGATCTTTCAAGCTGTGATCAAAACAATTAAGGAAGTAATCAGCAAAGTGGACCCGGCTGATCTGCTGTGCGTGTCTTTCAGTTCTGCGATGCACAGTGTCATCGCTGTTGACCGGGACGGGGTACCTCTTTCAAATTGCATGACTTGGGCAGATAACCGCAGTGCCAAGTGGGCAGAAAAAATAGCAAAAGAAATGAATGGCCATGAGATTTATTTACGCACAGGGACACCTATTCACCCGATGTCCCCGCTGTCTAAGATAACGTGGATCCGAAATGAACAAACAGACTTATTTTTGAAAACGTTTAAATTTATTTCCATTAAAGAGTACGTTTTCCACAAGCTGTTTAAGCGCTTTGTTATCGACTATTCAATTGCTTCAGCAACAGGATTGTTTAACCTGGAGTCATTAGATTGGGATAAAGAAGCGCTTGAAGTTGCAGGAATTACGGCAGAACATCTTTCAGAACCTGTGAATACAACATTTTCTTTAACGGGACTAGATGCTGTTTATGCAGCAGAGATGGGAATTCCTGCAGAGGTTCCGTTTGTAGTTGGCGCAAGTGATGGAGTTTTGTCAAATCTTGGAGTGAATGCAATACAGCCTGGCGTTGTTGCTGTTACAATCGGTACGAGCGGCGCGATTCGGACAGTTACCGACAAGCCGGTGACAGATCCAAAAGGACGTATCTTTTGCTATGCCCTGACTGATGATAAATGGGTAATCGGCGGTCCTGTTAATAATGGCGGAATGATCTTCAGATGGGTGCGCGATCAATTAGGCTCTTCTGAAATGGAAACAGCCAAGCGTTTAGGCAAAGATCCATACGAAGTGCTGACTGAGATTGCATCACTTGTAAAGCCAGGCTCTGACGGTTTGCTCTTTCATCCGTATCTGGCCGGCGAACGTGCTCCTTTATGGGATGCAAACGCGAGAGGTTCCTTCTTCGGGCTTTCACTTCACCATAAAAAAGAACATATGATACGCTCTGTATTAGAAGGCGTTATTTTTAACTTATATACTGTGCTGCTTGCACTTGAAGAGCTGATCGGCGAGCCGAAAAGTATTCAGGCTACAGGCGGATTCGCTCGTTCAGAATTATGGCGCCAAATGATGGCGGATATTTTTGATCAGGAGGTTTCAGTTCCAGAAAGCTTTGAGAGCTCTTGCTTAGGTGCGGCGCTTCTTGGTTTATATGGACTTGGACATGTTGATTCTCTTGATGTAGTATCAGATATGGTCGGCGGTACCCACCACCACAAGCCGAACCCAGAACATGTTGAGGTTTATAAAGAATTAACACCAATCTATATTCGCCTTTCACGACTTCTGAAAGAGGAGTACGCAAGCATAGCGGCTTTTCAGCAAAAGCATATATAG
- a CDS encoding 6-phosphofructokinase has product MRIGVLGIDTINETKSITQDITKFASETNSVIEGLEWLTASSELKAEALENWIRSVSEKTLIENKESFIKAIEAYDAVIVFGGSKKAVDVLSFAQVKLLFLPISILSDRSLGYDTALNEVVTNVLKVKDTISSLLYMKQRVCCVQLPGEELSDLMRDSAAAVDGLVVTGGESVWMHAADYLREKDQKGVTYSFLIINESIQPEQLGAFLLQQMDLDFKELLFDESQCMSSRPTAADRIIEKNLSQAVYEWLKNADYTKQLTIENKEVK; this is encoded by the coding sequence ATGCGCATCGGAGTTCTCGGCATCGATACAATAAATGAAACGAAGTCTATCACCCAGGACATAACAAAGTTCGCCTCTGAAACAAACAGCGTAATAGAAGGACTTGAATGGCTGACGGCTTCATCAGAACTGAAGGCAGAAGCTTTGGAAAACTGGATTCGCTCTGTATCAGAGAAAACGCTTATTGAGAATAAGGAAAGTTTTATTAAAGCCATCGAAGCATATGACGCAGTGATTGTATTTGGCGGAAGCAAGAAGGCTGTTGACGTGCTGTCTTTTGCACAAGTGAAATTGCTCTTTCTTCCAATTTCCATTTTATCTGACCGCTCTTTAGGATACGATACAGCTTTGAATGAAGTTGTAACAAATGTGCTGAAAGTAAAAGACACGATCAGTTCTCTTTTATATATGAAGCAGAGAGTGTGCTGTGTTCAGCTCCCTGGAGAAGAACTTTCTGATTTAATGCGCGATTCGGCGGCCGCTGTGGATGGGCTGGTTGTTACCGGAGGAGAATCTGTGTGGATGCACGCTGCAGATTATTTAAGAGAGAAAGATCAAAAAGGAGTGACCTACTCTTTCTTGATTATTAATGAATCCATTCAGCCAGAACAGCTGGGAGCATTCCTGCTGCAGCAGATGGACCTTGATTTTAAAGAGCTGTTATTTGATGAATCTCAATGCATGAGCTCACGTCCGACTGCCGCTGACCGGATTATTGAGAAAAATCTTTCTCAGGCAGTATATGAGTGGCTGAAAAACGCGGATTATACAAAACAGCTGACAATCGAAAACAAAGAAGTAAAATGA